A genomic window from Brevibacillus agri includes:
- the bshA gene encoding N-acetyl-alpha-D-glucosaminyl L-malate synthase BshA, with protein sequence MKIGITCYPSLGGSGVVATELGKLLAERGHQVHFITGGMPFRLGAFHPNIFYHEVEVNHYDVFKYPPYDLTLANRMAQVAKTENLDLLHVHYAVPHALCAFLAKQMVGDHLKIVTTLHGTDITVLGYDSNLSDMIRFGIERSDLVTAVSKDLIRQTKELLHVEKEIVPVYNFVDKRRYYPKEVEKLKKVFAPNGEKILMHISNFRPVKRVPDVIEIFARVKEAMPARLILIGEGPEMGAVRKQIAEQNLTDDVCFLGKQEDVAEVLSMADLMLLPSEKESFGLVALEAMACGVPVVATVAGGIPEVVVDGVNGFLRPIGDVEGMSQAAIRLLQDEALYREFSANSIERSCKTFCHETIASQYEALYTKLLG encoded by the coding sequence ATGAAGATCGGGATTACGTGTTATCCATCGCTGGGAGGGTCCGGGGTCGTTGCGACGGAACTAGGCAAGCTGCTGGCGGAGCGGGGGCATCAGGTGCACTTCATTACGGGCGGGATGCCTTTTCGCCTCGGTGCCTTCCACCCGAACATTTTTTACCATGAAGTAGAAGTGAACCATTACGATGTATTCAAATACCCTCCCTACGACTTGACGCTGGCAAACCGGATGGCGCAGGTGGCCAAAACGGAAAACCTGGACTTACTGCACGTACATTATGCCGTGCCGCATGCGCTGTGCGCGTTTTTAGCGAAGCAGATGGTCGGGGATCATTTGAAAATCGTGACGACCTTGCACGGGACGGACATTACCGTTTTGGGCTATGACTCGAACCTGAGTGACATGATCCGCTTTGGCATCGAGCGCAGCGATCTGGTGACGGCTGTGTCCAAAGACTTAATCAGGCAGACAAAAGAGCTGCTGCACGTCGAAAAAGAAATCGTTCCCGTGTACAATTTCGTCGACAAGCGCCGCTACTATCCAAAAGAAGTAGAGAAGCTGAAAAAGGTGTTCGCGCCGAATGGTGAAAAAATTCTCATGCACATCTCCAACTTCCGCCCGGTCAAGCGTGTCCCGGACGTCATTGAGATTTTCGCGCGGGTCAAGGAAGCAATGCCTGCCCGGTTGATCCTGATTGGCGAAGGGCCGGAAATGGGGGCGGTCCGCAAGCAGATTGCCGAGCAAAATTTGACGGACGATGTCTGTTTTCTCGGCAAGCAGGAAGACGTCGCGGAAGTGTTGTCCATGGCCGACCTGATGCTGTTGCCGTCGGAAAAAGAAAGCTTCGGGCTCGTTGCGTTAGAAGCGATGGCTTGCGGCGTGCCTGTTGTGGCGACGGTTGCCGGCGGGATACCCGAAGTCGTGGTCGACGGCGTCAATGGCTTTTTGCGCCCGATTGGGGATGTCGAAGGCATGTCGCAGGCAGCGATTCGCCTGTTGCAAGACGAAGCGTTGTACCGCGAGTTTTCCGCAAACAGCATCGAGCGCTCCTGCAAAACGTTTTGTCACGAGACGATTGCCTCCCAGTACGAGGCTCTCTATACAAAGTTGCTCGGGTAA
- a CDS encoding methylglyoxal synthase, which produces MKIALIAHDRMKEEIVQLAMAYESILAEHELYATGTTGGRIMDATSLKLTRFLSGPLGGDQQIGAMIAKNEMDLIIFLRDPLTSQPHEPDIIALLRLCDVHKIPFATNLGSAEIMLKALERGELAWRDVLHKENEA; this is translated from the coding sequence GTGAAAATAGCATTGATTGCCCATGATCGAATGAAAGAAGAGATTGTCCAACTGGCCATGGCCTACGAATCCATCCTGGCGGAGCATGAGCTGTACGCCACAGGAACGACGGGCGGAAGAATCATGGATGCCACTTCGCTGAAACTCACCAGGTTTTTGTCCGGCCCATTAGGCGGCGATCAGCAGATTGGCGCGATGATTGCCAAAAACGAGATGGACCTGATTATTTTCTTGCGCGATCCGCTTACCTCCCAGCCGCACGAACCGGATATTATCGCGCTTTTGAGACTGTGTGATGTGCACAAAATTCCGTTTGCCACCAACCTTGGCTCTGCGGAGATTATGCTCAAGGCGCTGGAACGGGGAGAGCTGGCTTGGCGTGACGTGCTGCACAAGGAGAACGAAGCATGA
- a CDS encoding YitT family protein yields the protein MNIRWKSIIAIIIGSAIMGFGINAFNIPNHLAEGGITGISILLKLLFPAIDQGIVFFALNVPLFILGWKILGRTAFFYTILGTVSLSVFLSAFDGVLPLVMHDRLLASLYAGVAVGVGLGIIFRYGGTTGGVDIIARLLQKYMGVSMGRTLFFGDILVIGASLVYLNLESAMYTLVVVFIAARVIDFLQDGAYAGKALTIISNHAEEISRQILDLGRGVTLLAGKGAYSGEEKKVIYVVVGRNEVMRFKTIVQEIDPHAFVIVNDVHEVLGEGFTLDENKKPLHD from the coding sequence ATGAACATACGTTGGAAGAGCATCATCGCTATCATTATCGGTTCTGCCATTATGGGATTCGGCATTAACGCCTTCAATATCCCCAACCACCTTGCCGAGGGCGGGATCACGGGGATCAGCATTTTACTCAAGCTGTTGTTTCCCGCTATCGACCAAGGGATCGTCTTCTTCGCCCTGAACGTGCCGCTGTTCATTTTAGGATGGAAAATTCTCGGCCGCACTGCTTTTTTCTATACTATTTTAGGGACCGTTTCGCTCTCTGTCTTCCTCTCGGCGTTTGATGGCGTGCTGCCGCTCGTGATGCACGATCGTCTGCTCGCATCCTTGTACGCCGGCGTGGCTGTCGGTGTCGGTTTGGGCATTATTTTCCGCTACGGCGGAACGACTGGCGGCGTTGACATCATCGCCCGATTGCTGCAAAAGTACATGGGCGTGAGCATGGGAAGAACGCTGTTTTTCGGCGACATCCTCGTCATCGGCGCTTCGCTCGTATACTTGAACCTGGAGAGCGCGATGTACACGCTCGTCGTCGTGTTTATTGCCGCCCGCGTCATCGACTTTTTACAGGACGGTGCCTATGCCGGAAAAGCGCTGACGATCATTTCCAACCACGCAGAAGAAATCTCCCGGCAAATTCTCGATTTGGGCCGAGGCGTAACGCTCCTGGCTGGTAAAGGCGCATACTCCGGCGAAGAAAAGAAAGTGATCTACGTCGTCGTCGGCCGCAACGAGGTCATGCGCTTCAAAACGATCGTGCAGGAGATCGACCCGCACGCATTCGTCATCGTCAACGATGTTCACGAAGTGCTCGGCGAAGGCTTTACGCTTGATGAAAACAAGAAGCCTTTGCATGACTAA
- the bshB1 gene encoding bacillithiol biosynthesis deacetylase BshB1: MSTRELDILAIGAHPDDVEIGAAGSLLLAAASGKRTAILDLTYAELSSNGTVERRQQEAAAADKLLGVCARYNFGLPDRGLEAVREQAIERVVKLIRKTRPRTVLAPYFSDRHPDHESVSRIVREAIFNAGIRKYMPDPELPTYRPAQFLYYFINSTVTPQVVVDITTVFPQKMEVLRCYRSQFELEEGSVQTPLTNGYLESVEYRERLFGQQAGVRYAEGFVSAAPYVLTSL; encoded by the coding sequence ATGAGTACACGCGAACTCGACATTTTGGCGATTGGCGCCCATCCCGATGACGTGGAGATCGGGGCGGCAGGCAGCCTGCTATTGGCGGCAGCTTCCGGCAAACGGACAGCGATTCTCGACCTGACTTACGCTGAACTGTCGTCCAACGGTACGGTGGAGCGCAGACAGCAGGAAGCGGCTGCGGCCGACAAGCTGCTCGGAGTGTGTGCGCGCTACAATTTCGGATTGCCTGACCGCGGGCTGGAAGCTGTCAGGGAGCAAGCGATCGAGCGTGTGGTGAAGCTGATTCGGAAGACGCGTCCGCGCACCGTACTCGCCCCGTATTTTTCCGATCGCCATCCCGACCATGAGAGCGTAAGCCGCATCGTGCGCGAAGCCATCTTCAACGCGGGCATCCGCAAGTACATGCCCGATCCGGAGCTGCCGACGTATCGTCCCGCTCAATTTCTGTACTATTTTATTAATTCGACGGTAACGCCGCAGGTCGTGGTCGATATTACTACGGTTTTTCCGCAAAAAATGGAAGTCCTCCGTTGCTACCGCAGCCAGTTCGAGCTGGAAGAAGGCAGCGTGCAAACACCGCTCACGAACGGGTATCTCGAATCCGTCGAGTACCGCGAGCGGTTGTTTGGGCAGCAGGCAGGCGTCCGTTATGCCGAAGGGTTTGTCAGCGCTGCGCCGTATGTATTGACCAGCTTGTGA
- the dapB gene encoding 4-hydroxy-tetrahydrodipicolinate reductase, whose product MDKQIRVAVAGANGRMGQEVVKMLAQDAQLIYTGNLDTRLGSEEINKQMEEMKPDVLVDFTTPHSVYKNMELCLAHGVRPVVGTTGLTPEQLQEMTDRYKEAGLGAIIAPNFAIGAILCMKFAAMAAKYMPHVEIIELHHDRKLDAPSGTALKTAEMIAAVRQELKQGHPEEAETIPGARGAEYEGFRIHSVRLPGMVAHQEVLFGSTGQTLSIRHDSINRESFMPGVNLAIKAVMSMYGLIYGLEHLID is encoded by the coding sequence ATGGATAAACAGATTCGCGTAGCGGTTGCAGGCGCAAATGGCCGCATGGGCCAGGAAGTAGTGAAAATGCTGGCGCAGGACGCGCAGTTGATCTACACCGGAAATTTGGATACTCGCCTTGGCAGCGAAGAAATCAACAAACAGATGGAAGAAATGAAGCCGGATGTGCTCGTCGATTTTACCACGCCGCACAGCGTCTACAAAAACATGGAGCTGTGTTTGGCCCATGGGGTGCGGCCAGTGGTCGGGACTACGGGCTTGACTCCAGAGCAGTTGCAGGAAATGACAGATCGCTACAAAGAGGCGGGGCTTGGTGCCATCATCGCTCCGAACTTTGCGATTGGCGCTATTTTGTGCATGAAATTTGCCGCGATGGCAGCCAAATATATGCCGCATGTGGAAATCATCGAGCTGCACCATGATCGCAAGCTGGATGCGCCGAGCGGTACAGCGTTGAAGACAGCGGAGATGATCGCCGCGGTACGCCAGGAGCTGAAGCAGGGGCACCCGGAAGAAGCAGAGACGATTCCCGGCGCACGGGGAGCGGAGTACGAAGGTTTCCGCATCCACAGTGTGCGCTTGCCGGGAATGGTCGCTCACCAGGAAGTGCTGTTCGGTTCGACCGGGCAAACGTTGTCCATTCGCCACGATTCGATCAACCGCGAGTCGTTTATGCCAGGCGTTAATTTGGCGATTAAGGCCGTCATGAGTATGTATGGCTTGATCTACGGTTTGGAACATCTGATTGATTAA
- a CDS encoding ubiquinol-cytochrome c reductase iron-sulfur subunit — MGDKREISRRTFLNYALMGTGGFLAAGMITPMIRFAVDPLLQGHAGGDKVAVGSPDEFGPEPKRVEFKVHTKDGWYESESTLSAWITKNDKGEILALSPICKHLGCTVNWNESADHPNQYFCPCHLGRYTINGEHILGTPPTASLDEYETEVKDGKLYLGKVKANPRPGVNG, encoded by the coding sequence ATGGGAGACAAACGCGAAATTTCCAGACGTACATTTTTGAACTACGCACTCATGGGAACTGGCGGGTTCCTTGCTGCGGGTATGATTACCCCTATGATTCGTTTTGCGGTTGATCCTTTACTGCAAGGACATGCAGGTGGAGATAAAGTGGCTGTTGGTTCACCAGATGAGTTTGGTCCGGAACCAAAGCGCGTTGAGTTTAAAGTACATACCAAGGACGGTTGGTATGAATCTGAATCTACTTTATCTGCATGGATTACGAAGAATGACAAGGGTGAAATCCTCGCTCTGTCCCCGATCTGTAAGCACTTGGGCTGTACAGTAAACTGGAACGAAAGTGCCGATCATCCGAACCAGTACTTCTGTCCATGCCACTTGGGCCGTTATACCATTAACGGCGAACACATTCTGGGGACACCACCAACGGCATCTCTTGATGAGTATGAAACAGAAGTGAAAGACGGCAAGTTGTATTTGGGTAAAGTAAAGGCAAATCCTCGTCCGGGGGTGAACGGCTAA
- a CDS encoding menaquinol-cytochrome c reductase cytochrome b/c subunit, translating to MAKQDKDATFVGDSRVSAKRIPNISPSYSDFPGKNEPFWPNFLLKEWMVAAVCLVGFLVLTVSHPSPLTDKANPNDTSFVPLPDWYFLFLYQMLKYPWAAGDWVVFGTIVVPGIAFGALLLAPWLDTSKERRPSKRPVATGLMLTALVGIFYLTWAADHEHSLNHPSSKDGGGAGHGGSSAAAPAPADTSFTADAVWKAQTSCMGCHGKNMEGGMGPNLQKIGEKYDATQIADIIKNGKAPGMPGGLIKDDAEIAKLAEYMATLK from the coding sequence ATGGCAAAACAAGACAAAGATGCTACCTTCGTCGGAGATTCCCGAGTATCGGCGAAGCGTATCCCTAACATTTCTCCATCCTACTCCGATTTTCCGGGAAAAAATGAGCCGTTCTGGCCTAACTTCCTGCTGAAAGAGTGGATGGTGGCAGCAGTTTGCTTGGTTGGCTTCCTCGTGCTGACGGTTTCCCATCCGTCGCCGCTGACAGACAAGGCAAACCCGAATGATACGTCATTCGTTCCATTGCCAGACTGGTACTTCCTGTTCCTGTACCAAATGCTGAAATACCCTTGGGCTGCGGGTGACTGGGTAGTCTTCGGGACCATCGTTGTACCAGGTATCGCATTTGGTGCTTTGCTGCTCGCGCCTTGGCTGGACACCAGCAAAGAGCGTCGTCCATCCAAGCGTCCGGTTGCTACAGGCTTGATGCTGACAGCTCTCGTAGGGATTTTCTACCTCACTTGGGCAGCCGATCATGAGCACTCCCTCAACCATCCGTCCAGCAAAGATGGTGGCGGTGCTGGTCACGGCGGCTCCAGCGCGGCTGCGCCTGCACCTGCTGATACCAGCTTTACAGCAGATGCAGTTTGGAAAGCGCAAACAAGCTGCATGGGTTGCCACGGCAAAAACATGGAGGGTGGCATGGGGCCAAATCTCCAGAAGATCGGTGAAAAATACGATGCAACGCAGATTGCCGACATCATCAAAAACGGGAAAGCACCTGGAATGCCAGGCGGCTTAATCAAGGATGATGCGGAAATCGCTAAGCTTGCTGAATACATGGCAACCTTGAAATAA
- a CDS encoding nucleotide pyrophosphohydrolase: MERQKTMQEMQQEVDQYISQFKEGYFSPLSMLARMTEEVGELAREINHFYGEKPKKKDEGEKTVEEELGDVLFIVICFANSLGIDLQEAFDRIMHKFNTRDKDRWTRIEENNQHG, from the coding sequence ATGGAACGGCAAAAAACCATGCAGGAAATGCAGCAGGAAGTGGACCAATACATATCGCAATTCAAGGAAGGGTATTTCTCGCCGCTTTCCATGCTGGCGCGCATGACCGAAGAAGTCGGGGAGCTGGCGCGGGAGATCAATCACTTTTACGGCGAAAAGCCAAAGAAGAAAGACGAAGGCGAGAAAACCGTCGAGGAAGAGCTGGGAGACGTGCTCTTTATCGTGATCTGCTTCGCGAACTCGCTTGGCATCGACCTGCAGGAAGCGTTTGATCGTATTATGCACAAATTCAACACACGCGATAAAGATCGCTGGACAAGAATTGAGGAGAACAACCAACATGGATAA
- a CDS encoding DUF1405 domain-containing protein has protein sequence MIWIWEWFIHSLGKRWFLWTLFIVNLLGTIYGFIWYKNQLAETPAYLTPFVPDSPTGSGLFTLVLLTYLLGRHIPVLEALAGITNFKYGVWAVCIILAGWMMGNEVRWTDVMLIFSHAGMAVESVLYARFYKLSILPVGIAALWTLNNDFLDYVMDIHPWLPSVLDPYEGFVGLFTVLLSLISISVIWLVNTKHTINKV, from the coding sequence ATGATCTGGATATGGGAGTGGTTTATACATTCTTTGGGGAAAAGATGGTTTCTATGGACGCTGTTTATCGTAAACCTGCTGGGAACTATATACGGATTCATCTGGTATAAAAACCAACTGGCAGAAACGCCAGCGTACTTGACTCCTTTTGTTCCAGACAGCCCGACAGGTAGTGGACTATTCACGCTGGTACTCCTTACTTATTTGTTGGGTCGCCATATCCCGGTACTAGAAGCGTTGGCAGGAATCACCAATTTCAAGTACGGTGTATGGGCCGTCTGCATCATCTTAGCGGGTTGGATGATGGGGAATGAAGTGCGTTGGACAGATGTGATGTTAATCTTTTCCCATGCAGGCATGGCGGTTGAATCAGTTTTGTATGCACGCTTTTACAAATTAAGCATCCTGCCAGTGGGGATCGCTGCCTTGTGGACACTGAACAACGACTTTTTGGATTACGTCATGGACATCCATCCGTGGTTGCCGAGTGTGCTTGACCCGTACGAAGGTTTTGTGGGACTGTTTACCGTGCTTCTCAGCCTGATTTCCATATCCGTCATCTGGCTCGTAAACACAAAGCACACGATAAACAAGGTCTAA
- a CDS encoding sporulation protein YpjB, whose translation MKKNIRFLMFFLAIGLFLSWPIHSLYSKLNQPIEEQQLVALDQIANEFLTYAKKGDLEGAQQRIIQLAEKFPNQHLTYPIRIESLNAVTQSILAAKKSFASTNVSEQQLLWHATQVRVAIDSLTHEHQPMWRSYYPSLVTQVQNLQQSAVERNYNQFREQFDENYRLFLAIKPGMSIQLPEDQLASISAAYDVISKEMRNAQMDWQLVREALRDLNGSIQTAFVGEEKSTFARLMMRPDSPLAILFSISIALVAALAYVAWKKYNGEIRSA comes from the coding sequence TTGAAGAAAAACATCCGCTTTTTAATGTTTTTTCTCGCGATCGGGCTGTTTTTGTCGTGGCCGATCCACAGCCTGTACTCGAAGCTGAACCAGCCGATCGAGGAGCAGCAGCTAGTGGCACTGGATCAGATCGCGAATGAATTTTTGACCTACGCCAAAAAAGGGGATCTCGAAGGAGCGCAGCAGCGGATTATCCAACTGGCTGAGAAGTTTCCCAACCAGCATTTGACCTATCCGATTCGGATTGAAAGTCTGAACGCGGTTACCCAATCGATTTTGGCGGCTAAAAAAAGCTTTGCCTCCACGAACGTAAGCGAGCAGCAGTTGTTGTGGCACGCCACGCAGGTTCGTGTAGCGATTGACTCCCTGACGCACGAGCATCAGCCGATGTGGCGCAGCTATTATCCATCCCTTGTGACACAGGTGCAAAATTTGCAGCAATCCGCCGTGGAACGCAATTACAACCAGTTCCGCGAGCAGTTTGATGAAAACTACCGCCTGTTTTTGGCGATCAAACCGGGAATGAGCATCCAACTCCCCGAGGATCAGCTCGCTTCCATCTCTGCGGCGTATGACGTCATCTCCAAAGAGATGCGAAACGCGCAAATGGATTGGCAGCTCGTCAGGGAAGCTTTGCGCGATTTGAACGGCTCGATCCAGACAGCGTTTGTCGGCGAGGAGAAAAGTACGTTTGCCCGCCTGATGATGCGGCCTGACTCGCCACTGGCGATCCTGTTTTCGATCTCAATTGCGTTGGTCGCTGCCTTGGCGTACGTGGCCTGGAAAAAATACAACGGGGAAATCCGTTCTGCCTAA
- the qcrB gene encoding menaquinol-cytochrome c reductase cytochrome b subunit, with amino-acid sequence MLQKMYDWVDERLNITPMWRDLADHEVPEHVNPAHHFSAFVYCFGGLTFFITVIQILSGMFLTMYYVPDIINAYESVKYLQNEVAFGVIVRGMHHWGASLVIVMMFLHTLRVFFTGAYKKPRELNWVVGMLIFFVMLGLGFTGYLLPWDNTAYFATKVGLEIANSVPIIGPYAKMLLTGGDIVGAQTLSRFFAIHVFFLPGALLGLLGAHFVMIRSQGISGPL; translated from the coding sequence ATGTTGCAAAAAATGTATGATTGGGTCGATGAGCGCCTGAATATCACTCCAATGTGGCGTGACTTGGCCGACCACGAAGTACCTGAGCACGTGAACCCGGCACACCACTTCTCTGCGTTCGTTTACTGCTTTGGGGGCCTAACGTTCTTTATTACCGTTATTCAAATCTTGTCTGGTATGTTTTTGACGATGTATTACGTGCCAGACATTATTAACGCATACGAATCTGTCAAATACCTGCAGAACGAAGTAGCGTTCGGGGTAATCGTACGCGGTATGCATCACTGGGGCGCGAGCTTGGTCATCGTGATGATGTTCCTACATACGTTGCGTGTTTTCTTTACAGGTGCATACAAAAAGCCTCGCGAGCTGAACTGGGTTGTGGGCATGCTGATCTTCTTCGTCATGCTGGGACTTGGCTTCACAGGTTACCTCCTGCCATGGGACAACACCGCATACTTTGCGACAAAAGTAGGTCTGGAGATTGCAAACTCCGTTCCGATCATCGGTCCATATGCGAAAATGTTGCTGACAGGCGGAGACATCGTAGGGGCACAAACTCTTTCCCGCTTCTTCGCGATTCACGTGTTCTTCCTGCCTGGCGCATTGCTCGGCCTTTTGGGAGCACACTTTGTCATGATTCGTTCGCAAGGTATCTCGGGTCCACTATAA